From a single Deltaproteobacteria bacterium IMCC39524 genomic region:
- the meaB gene encoding methylmalonyl Co-A mutase-associated GTPase MeaB, with product MIKIQDIADGVRAGNVRALAKAITLIESRNLDHSLAATTLLDELLPDTGNSIRIGISGVPGAGKSTFIEAFGMYLLSLGHKVAVLAVDPSSQISGGSILGDKTRMEELAREDGAFIRPSPAGQTLGGVARKTRETMLVCEAAGYDVIIVETVGVGQSEITVASMVDFFLLLQIPNAGDELQGIKRGVMEIADAIVVNKAEGENRPRAELARQQYANALHMLKPKSLNWQVPALLCSALHNEGVDEVWSTIEDFGTRMRETGELQEKRNLQASDWMWTLLLDDLKEMFLRDRNVESLVEQVQEAVAMGVTTPSAAARRLLEAFKRN from the coding sequence ATGATCAAAATCCAAGATATCGCAGATGGCGTCCGCGCTGGCAATGTCCGCGCCCTCGCCAAGGCCATCACCCTGATCGAAAGCCGCAACCTCGATCACTCTCTGGCTGCGACCACGCTACTCGACGAGCTTCTTCCAGACACCGGTAACTCGATTCGTATCGGTATCTCAGGTGTCCCCGGTGCAGGCAAGAGTACCTTTATCGAAGCCTTTGGCATGTATCTGCTCAGCCTCGGCCACAAGGTTGCGGTGTTGGCCGTTGACCCCTCGTCTCAAATTTCCGGCGGTAGCATCCTCGGTGACAAAACCCGTATGGAAGAGCTTGCCAGGGAGGATGGCGCCTTCATCAGGCCATCTCCGGCAGGGCAAACCCTGGGTGGCGTGGCTCGCAAGACCCGCGAGACAATGCTGGTCTGTGAAGCGGCCGGATACGATGTCATCATCGTCGAAACGGTCGGTGTCGGCCAGTCCGAGATTACCGTCGCATCCATGGTAGATTTTTTCCTTCTGCTGCAGATCCCCAACGCCGGTGATGAACTGCAGGGCATCAAGCGCGGAGTCATGGAGATCGCCGACGCCATCGTCGTCAACAAGGCCGAAGGGGAGAACCGTCCCCGTGCCGAACTGGCCCGTCAGCAGTACGCCAATGCCCTGCACATGCTCAAGCCAAAGAGCCTCAACTGGCAAGTCCCCGCTCTCCTCTGCAGTGCCCTGCACAATGAAGGCGTTGACGAAGTCTGGAGCACCATCGAAGACTTCGGAACCCGGATGCGCGAGACGGGCGAACTGCAAGAGAAACGAAACCTGCAGGCCAGCGACTGGATGTGGACGCTGCTCTTAGACGACCTGAAAGAGATGTTCCTGCGCGACAGAAACGTTGAGAGCCTGGTGGAGCAGGTGCAGGAGGCCGTTGCGATGGGTGTGACGACACCCAGCGCCGCAGCTCGGAGATTGCTGGAGGCGTTTAAGAGGAATTAA